Proteins encoded within one genomic window of Acinetobacter sp. YWS30-1:
- a CDS encoding alpha/beta hydrolase, protein MKVIFIHGMNQQHHSAASIRQRWLHILQKGMRKHQQDARFSYLKRHIRIPFYGDLLSRYNVRNILEAGTLMPQEWPSFPFRKPAQPQLPAPVPRPGWRRPTITDFAQPSPSDTMDFRQKFNYFTALGKNVALRDFALLLNYFPTLHRTLLQRFLIETYLYLDNPDFMREVHERIARQLSGRKSCIVIAHSLGSVIAYNHLIQHPELNVQRFITLGSPLAFQVIQSSLAQPVARPKAIKGDWINFYSTDDYLTAIPLTEPPFKFEPEIINHGIRTHIHRPHDITGYLLHPQVVEAILELLKNPA, encoded by the coding sequence ATGAAAGTTATTTTTATTCATGGAATGAATCAGCAACATCATAGCGCTGCCTCCATCCGCCAGCGCTGGCTCCATATACTTCAAAAAGGGATGCGCAAACATCAACAAGATGCCAGATTTAGTTATTTAAAACGCCACATTCGTATTCCATTTTATGGCGATCTGCTTTCACGTTATAACGTCCGTAATATTCTAGAAGCTGGCACCCTGATGCCCCAGGAATGGCCTAGCTTTCCTTTTCGTAAGCCTGCTCAACCTCAGCTTCCCGCCCCTGTTCCACGTCCTGGTTGGCGTAGGCCCACAATTACCGATTTCGCCCAACCCAGCCCAAGTGATACCATGGATTTCAGACAGAAATTCAATTATTTTACCGCCCTCGGCAAGAATGTGGCGCTTCGGGATTTTGCCTTATTACTCAATTATTTTCCCACTCTGCATCGCACTCTATTGCAGAGATTTCTGATTGAAACTTATCTTTATCTCGATAATCCTGATTTCATGAGAGAAGTACATGAACGGATTGCCCGACAACTGAGTGGTCGCAAATCCTGCATTGTCATTGCTCATTCTTTAGGAAGTGTGATTGCCTATAATCATCTTATCCAGCACCCTGAACTGAATGTACAGCGTTTTATTACTTTAGGTTCGCCATTAGCCTTTCAGGTGATTCAATCCAGCTTGGCACAGCCGGTGGCACGACCTAAGGCAATTAAAGGCGACTGGATCAATTTCTACTCAACGGATGATTATCTCACCGCCATTCCGCTTACCGAACCGCCATTCAAGTTTGAACCTGAAATCATCAATCATGGCATTCGTACGCATATTCACCGTCCACATGATATTACTGGCTATTTACTGCATCCTCAGGTTGTTGAAGCCATTCTGGAATTGCTTAAAAATCCGGCCTAA
- a CDS encoding GGDEF domain-containing protein, with translation MEYKYNLAKLQDEKEKIEELITRQSQRVGSVFPQNLEQEFWSKNLERARKHVEKYVWAGVLTYFIFLLVMIPTDYWIIDSQYFVQDFVRCMLGLINGSLALLAFYFFSCLPKIKHFFPQASMLLMFWMIVSTSYLTMSIQTVSLQHQSMAIITIIYILGYILTGVKPLQMLITGLFAALCTVWLLSVLSIEFNALVLGRILIGSSLLGCVISYMLFARERMIFLYTMRARISEKIQRIHTTELLHLSQHDELTKISNRRTFDETLDIFFERSRRNQHALAILFIDVDHFKNYNDFYGHQKGDDVISSIAFTIKNAIRHMDFVARYGGEEFVVLLPETDAHGAYAVASNIFNAIERLEIPHEKSGVADHITISLGITVYRGEDFIDKDVLLGIADQALYRAKQLGRNQIYYQSIRTANPNSVNT, from the coding sequence ATGGAATACAAGTACAATCTAGCAAAATTGCAAGATGAAAAAGAAAAAATAGAAGAATTAATCACACGGCAAAGTCAGCGTGTAGGCTCGGTTTTCCCTCAGAATCTGGAACAGGAGTTCTGGAGCAAAAACCTGGAGCGAGCACGTAAACATGTCGAAAAGTATGTCTGGGCAGGTGTACTGACCTATTTTATTTTTCTGCTGGTCATGATTCCGACCGACTACTGGATTATCGATTCACAATATTTCGTGCAAGATTTTGTGCGCTGCATGCTGGGGCTGATCAATGGTAGTCTAGCTTTACTTGCTTTTTATTTCTTCTCCTGTCTGCCTAAAATCAAACACTTTTTTCCGCAGGCTTCCATGCTGCTAATGTTCTGGATGATAGTCTCGACCTCTTATCTGACCATGTCCATTCAAACAGTAAGCTTGCAACATCAGTCGATGGCGATCATCACTATTATCTACATTCTGGGGTATATTCTGACCGGAGTAAAACCTTTACAGATGTTAATCACGGGGTTGTTTGCTGCACTTTGTACGGTCTGGCTGTTATCCGTGTTATCGATCGAATTTAATGCGCTGGTCTTGGGGCGGATTCTAATTGGCAGTAGCCTATTGGGATGTGTGATTAGTTATATGCTTTTTGCCCGTGAGCGCATGATTTTTCTATACACCATGCGGGCCAGAATCAGTGAGAAAATTCAGCGGATTCATACCACAGAATTATTGCATTTAAGCCAGCATGATGAGCTGACCAAAATCTCTAATCGACGAACTTTCGATGAAACACTGGATATCTTCTTTGAACGTTCTCGCCGTAATCAGCATGCTTTGGCGATTTTGTTTATTGATGTAGATCACTTTAAAAATTATAACGATTTTTATGGACATCAAAAAGGGGACGATGTCATTTCCAGTATTGCCTTTACTATTAAAAATGCGATCCGGCATATGGATTTCGTGGCCCGTTATGGTGGTGAAGAGTTTGTGGTACTGCTTCCAGAAACTGATGCTCATGGTGCTTATGCAGTGGCTTCTAATATTTTTAATGCGATTGAGCGTCTGGAAATTCCGCATGAGAAATCTGGTGTGGCTGATCACATCACCATCAGTTTGGGCATCACTGTGTATCGTGGTGAAGACTTTATTGATAAGGATGTCTTATTGGGAATTGCCGATCAGGCGTTGTATCGAGCCAAACAGCTAGGACGGAATCAGATTTATTATCAGTCGATCCGCACTGCAAATCCAAATAGTGTAAATACCTAA
- a CDS encoding amino acid permease, with the protein MHSSPNDATHQGNSAPLKRAMSTRHLVMISLGGAIGTGLFLGSGEVIAQTGPVGAILAYLLGGIIAYMVMLCLGELAVHMPESGSFGAYAKRYIGPGTGYTITWLYWLTWSVTLGTEFTAAALLMQEWFPDSSMWMWTLIFGAFVFSLNMISTRWFAESEFWLALVKVVTVVTFILLGLLAIFGVVSYQGQETAPLFSNLTAQGWFPEGLFPIFTTMLIVNFAFSGTELIGVAAGETKDPAKNVPKAINTAIFRLLIFFVGTIIVVTSLLPHQEAGLAAEGVSSSPFVTVFQHIGIPYAEDIIRFVIITALLSAANSGLFAASRMMWSLSYSKQLPAVFSRLNARGVPYIAVIVTMIGGMPGLLSEQFAPETIFTNLLGIAAFTMVVVWMSICLSMFNFRREWYKQGKTAKDLDFAAPLFPIVPILGFLFCLITCISMVFDPSMRISFFGCLLFIALCYASYYKFYHKNT; encoded by the coding sequence ATGCACTCATCTCCGAATGATGCTACGCATCAGGGCAATTCTGCGCCTTTAAAACGCGCTATGAGTACTCGACATCTGGTCATGATTTCGCTTGGTGGCGCAATCGGAACAGGCCTATTTCTAGGTTCGGGTGAAGTCATTGCACAAACGGGGCCTGTAGGTGCCATTCTTGCTTATCTCCTTGGCGGGATCATCGCTTACATGGTTATGCTATGTCTGGGTGAACTTGCCGTTCATATGCCCGAATCTGGCTCATTTGGCGCCTATGCCAAACGCTATATTGGACCAGGGACTGGCTACACCATTACCTGGCTATACTGGCTGACCTGGTCAGTGACCTTGGGAACTGAATTTACCGCTGCAGCTTTATTAATGCAGGAATGGTTCCCGGATAGCTCTATGTGGATGTGGACACTGATTTTTGGTGCTTTCGTATTCTCACTGAATATGATTTCTACCCGCTGGTTTGCAGAGTCCGAGTTCTGGCTAGCACTTGTGAAAGTCGTTACTGTCGTGACCTTTATCCTGCTTGGCCTACTCGCTATTTTTGGTGTAGTAAGCTACCAAGGACAGGAAACTGCTCCGCTATTCAGTAACCTGACAGCTCAAGGCTGGTTCCCAGAAGGTCTGTTCCCAATCTTCACCACCATGCTGATTGTAAACTTTGCATTCTCTGGCACAGAACTGATTGGTGTGGCTGCGGGTGAAACCAAAGATCCGGCCAAAAATGTACCAAAAGCGATTAATACTGCAATTTTCCGCTTACTGATTTTCTTTGTAGGTACGATTATTGTGGTGACTTCCCTTCTTCCGCATCAGGAAGCAGGTCTGGCAGCTGAAGGTGTCAGTAGCAGCCCATTCGTGACAGTATTCCAGCATATCGGTATTCCTTATGCCGAAGATATTATCCGCTTTGTGATTATCACAGCATTGCTATCTGCTGCTAACTCAGGTCTATTTGCTGCATCCCGTATGATGTGGTCATTGTCTTACAGTAAACAGTTACCAGCGGTATTTTCACGCCTAAATGCGCGTGGTGTACCTTATATTGCAGTCATTGTCACCATGATTGGCGGTATGCCTGGTTTGCTGTCTGAACAGTTCGCACCGGAAACTATCTTCACTAACTTGCTAGGTATTGCAGCATTTACCATGGTAGTGGTCTGGATGAGCATCTGTCTCAGCATGTTCAACTTCCGCCGTGAATGGTACAAACAGGGTAAAACAGCGAAGGATCTTGATTTTGCTGCGCCATTGTTCCCGATCGTACCGATTCTGGGTTTTCTGTTCTGTCTGATTACCTGTATCAGTATGGTGTTTGATCCGAGCATGCGTATCAGTTTCTTTGGCTGCTTGCTGTTTATCGCACTGTGCTATGCCAGCTACTACAAGTTCTATCACAAAAATACTTAA
- the pyrC gene encoding dihydroorotase, producing the protein MNTITLLQPDDWHAHLRDGHALQRTVPDLAKQFSRAICMPNLVPPVKTVEEALSYRERIMAHVPEGSDFDPRMVLYFTDNTSPSEVKKIKDSEHVNAIKLYPAGATTNSDSGVSDIRKVYSVIEQLEEHQVPLLLHGEVTHNHVDIFDREKRFLDEVLAPLLKQFPKLKLVLEHITTSEAANFVLEQDRNVAATITPQHLLFNRNDMLVGGIKPHFYCLPILKRQTHQQTLLEVATSGNPKFFLGTDSAPHSKNAKENACGCAGCYSAPTAIELYAQAFDQVGKIDRLEGFASHFGADFYGLPRNTKTITLVKEDQVIPESLDYLDGEQIVPLYAGKTIQWRKM; encoded by the coding sequence TTGAATACGATTACCCTTCTCCAGCCAGACGACTGGCATGCCCACCTGCGTGATGGTCACGCTCTGCAACGCACCGTTCCTGATCTAGCCAAACAGTTTTCCCGCGCCATCTGTATGCCGAACCTTGTTCCACCGGTTAAAACTGTGGAAGAAGCATTAAGCTACCGTGAACGTATTATGGCGCATGTTCCTGAAGGTAGCGATTTTGATCCACGCATGGTGCTGTATTTCACAGATAATACCTCTCCAAGTGAAGTCAAAAAGATTAAAGATTCTGAGCATGTCAATGCTATTAAACTTTACCCTGCTGGCGCAACCACCAACTCGGATAGCGGTGTAAGCGACATTCGTAAAGTATATTCAGTCATTGAACAGCTTGAAGAGCATCAGGTGCCTTTATTGCTGCACGGTGAAGTGACGCATAATCATGTCGATATTTTTGACCGTGAAAAACGTTTCCTTGATGAAGTCTTAGCACCATTACTAAAACAGTTCCCGAAACTGAAACTGGTTCTGGAACACATTACTACCAGCGAGGCAGCTAATTTCGTACTGGAACAGGATCGTAATGTGGCTGCGACTATTACCCCACAGCATTTACTGTTTAACCGTAATGATATGCTGGTTGGTGGGATCAAGCCGCACTTCTATTGTCTGCCAATTTTAAAACGTCAGACGCATCAGCAAACGTTGCTTGAAGTGGCAACGAGCGGTAATCCTAAATTTTTCTTAGGCACCGACAGTGCACCGCACTCAAAAAATGCCAAAGAAAATGCGTGTGGCTGCGCAGGATGCTATAGTGCTCCGACTGCAATTGAGTTATATGCTCAGGCCTTTGATCAAGTAGGTAAAATCGACCGCCTAGAAGGTTTTGCCAGCCACTTTGGTGCAGATTTCTACGGCCTCCCACGTAATACCAAAACCATTACGCTGGTCAAAGAAGATCAAGTTATTCCTGAAAGTCTAGACTACTTGGATGGTGAACAAATCGTTCCGCTATATGCAGGAAAAACCATTCAATGGAGAAAAATGTGA
- a CDS encoding iron-containing redox enzyme family protein, which yields MFVSTKLSSPESSIKNHNHQFNNFKDWVNFFQDQQISTAVKTEQAENYLRDLIQQVDVAGLEWLDQPRHVEQHFLEQHHQTCAIFQSYVERRRQQQGREYFPTVSHAFEFLAKVAPVKLVDGSWLYSTVQNWNRPETKDLIYIYLEELGMGHTRANHVTMYQDLLNHYELNSYAEQLDASYYEQAAVQLALAYAPPEYLPLVIGFNLGYEQLPLHLLITNYELSELGIDPHYFNVHITIDNAHNGHAQKSLQAYLDQYALVEDPAQYLDLIKKGYVLNDIGKSSTQIIKQLDTEKLALKVFQNKALIGQYIHNQKCQFSGKTINEWLSDPAQIADFLKVMIEKGWIVKDAPVEQSRFWKMIDNPDGKMFGVFNATEKQIIKDWIQGETFAARLSSRSRSQVHNQMEPVLNRIDQQQIHQLKSRLNRCAAAEQKIDLLIPYVAPHMHHQEVGLWATRQLSQLLFPFQTQAMTYS from the coding sequence ATGTTCGTCAGTACAAAGTTAAGTTCGCCTGAATCATCTATTAAAAATCATAATCATCAATTTAATAACTTTAAAGATTGGGTCAACTTCTTTCAAGATCAACAGATTTCGACGGCAGTAAAGACCGAACAGGCTGAGAACTATTTAAGAGATTTAATCCAGCAAGTTGATGTGGCTGGGCTGGAATGGCTGGATCAACCCAGACATGTAGAACAACATTTTCTGGAACAGCACCACCAAACCTGCGCAATCTTCCAGTCCTATGTAGAGCGGCGTAGACAGCAGCAAGGACGTGAATACTTCCCGACTGTGTCACATGCATTTGAGTTCCTGGCCAAAGTCGCACCTGTAAAACTGGTAGACGGCTCATGGCTGTATTCAACTGTGCAAAACTGGAATCGTCCGGAAACCAAAGACCTGATTTATATCTATCTGGAAGAACTAGGCATGGGTCATACCCGTGCCAATCATGTCACCATGTATCAGGACTTGTTGAATCATTATGAGCTGAACAGCTATGCTGAGCAACTGGATGCCAGCTATTATGAACAAGCAGCCGTGCAGCTGGCTTTGGCCTACGCACCACCCGAATATTTGCCGTTAGTAATTGGTTTTAATCTGGGTTATGAGCAGCTGCCCTTACACCTGTTAATTACCAATTATGAGCTGTCTGAACTCGGTATTGATCCGCATTACTTCAATGTACACATTACCATTGATAATGCTCACAACGGTCATGCACAAAAATCTCTGCAAGCCTATTTAGATCAGTATGCACTCGTTGAAGATCCTGCCCAGTATCTAGACCTGATTAAAAAAGGTTATGTGCTGAATGACATTGGTAAAAGTTCCACCCAGATCATCAAGCAGCTGGATACTGAAAAACTGGCTTTGAAAGTGTTTCAGAACAAAGCGCTGATTGGACAATATATCCATAACCAGAAATGCCAGTTTAGTGGCAAGACCATTAATGAGTGGTTATCCGATCCGGCACAGATTGCAGACTTCTTGAAAGTCATGATTGAAAAAGGCTGGATTGTAAAAGATGCACCTGTAGAACAAAGCCGGTTCTGGAAAATGATTGATAATCCAGATGGCAAAATGTTTGGTGTATTTAATGCGACTGAAAAACAGATTATTAAAGACTGGATTCAAGGTGAGACTTTTGCCGCTCGTCTGTCATCACGTAGCAGATCTCAAGTACATAACCAGATGGAACCGGTGTTGAACCGTATCGACCAGCAACAGATCCATCAACTGAAAAGCCGTCTGAATCGCTGTGCTGCTGCCGAACAGAAGATTGATCTGTTGATTCCTTATGTGGCACCGCATATGCATCATCAGGAAGTGGGCTTGTGGGCAACACGTCAGCTTTCTCAGTTGCTCTTCCCTTTTCAGACTCAAGCCATGACTTATTCTTAA
- the argG gene encoding argininosuccinate synthase gives MSDNATILQNVPVGKKVGIAFSGGLDTSAALLWMKQKGAEPYAYTANLGQPDEDDYDAIPKKAEAYGAVKARLIDCRLQLALEGIAAIQCGAFHISTGGVPYFNTTPLGRAVTGTMLVTAMKEDDVNIWGDGSTYKGNDIERFYRYGLLTNPNLKIYKPWLDQTFIDELGGRAEMSQFLIDNGFDYKMSKEKAYSTDSNMLGATHEAKDLEYLNAGIKIVDPIMGVAFWKEDVEIKPEEVSITFEEGFPVAINGQRIEDPVEFILEANRIGGRHGLGMSDQIENRIIEAKSRGIYEAPGMALLHIAYERLVTGIHNEDTIEQYRINGLRLGRLLYQGRWFDSQALMLRETAQRWVAKAITGTVTLELRRGNDYTIMNTESPNLTYEAERLTMEKGDSMFSPADRIGQLTMRNLDITDTRAKLGIYTDSGLLAVGTGSAVPQLKDKNK, from the coding sequence ATGTCTGATAATGCAACTATCTTGCAGAATGTCCCAGTAGGCAAAAAAGTTGGTATTGCCTTTTCTGGCGGTCTAGATACTTCTGCAGCTCTTTTGTGGATGAAACAAAAAGGCGCTGAACCTTATGCTTATACAGCAAACTTGGGTCAGCCAGACGAAGACGATTACGATGCGATTCCAAAAAAAGCTGAAGCTTATGGCGCAGTAAAAGCACGTTTGATCGACTGCCGTTTACAGCTTGCATTAGAAGGTATTGCTGCAATTCAATGTGGCGCGTTCCACATTTCTACAGGTGGCGTTCCATACTTCAACACGACTCCTCTTGGCCGTGCAGTGACAGGTACCATGCTGGTAACTGCAATGAAAGAAGATGACGTGAACATCTGGGGTGACGGTTCTACTTATAAAGGTAACGACATCGAGCGTTTCTACCGCTACGGTCTGTTGACCAACCCTAACCTGAAAATCTACAAACCTTGGTTAGACCAGACCTTCATTGACGAGCTAGGCGGCCGTGCAGAAATGTCACAGTTCCTGATCGACAATGGCTTTGACTACAAAATGTCAAAAGAGAAAGCTTACTCAACTGACTCAAACATGTTGGGTGCAACTCATGAAGCCAAAGATCTTGAATACCTGAATGCCGGTATCAAAATCGTTGATCCAATCATGGGCGTTGCATTCTGGAAAGAAGACGTTGAAATCAAACCTGAAGAAGTATCGATTACTTTTGAAGAAGGTTTCCCTGTTGCAATCAATGGTCAACGTATCGAAGATCCAGTTGAGTTCATTCTTGAAGCGAACCGTATTGGTGGCCGTCATGGTCTAGGTATGTCGGATCAGATCGAAAACCGTATCATCGAAGCGAAATCTCGTGGTATCTACGAAGCTCCGGGTATGGCCCTTCTTCACATCGCTTATGAACGTCTGGTCACTGGTATTCATAACGAAGACACCATCGAACAATACCGTATCAACGGTCTTCGTTTGGGTCGTCTTCTGTACCAAGGTCGCTGGTTCGATTCTCAAGCATTGATGCTTCGTGAAACTGCACAGCGTTGGGTAGCTAAAGCTATCACTGGTACTGTGACTTTAGAACTGCGTCGTGGTAATGACTACACCATCATGAACACTGAATCTCCTAACCTCACTTATGAAGCTGAGCGTTTGACTATGGAGAAAGGTGATTCTATGTTCTCTCCAGCGGATCGTATCGGTCAGTTGACTATGCGTAATCTGGACATCACAGATACACGTGCAAAACTGGGTATCTATACAGATTCTGGCCTGCTTGCAGTAGGTACAGGTTCTGCAGTACCTCAATTAAAAGACAAAAACAAATAA
- a CDS encoding transposase family protein, giving the protein MKYIDSNKLSDPQFKRYTGISWSTFYLMVEQLQKHVSAKGRPPKLSLEDQVLLCLSYWREYRTLFHVATSYGVSEPTASRIVRHVEDCLIRSNLFNLPKDLPKGEGIDWNVVIVDATEIPIQRPKKTEEKL; this is encoded by the coding sequence ATGAAATACATCGATTCAAACAAGCTTTCTGATCCTCAGTTCAAGCGATACACAGGCATCTCATGGTCAACTTTCTATTTGATGGTTGAGCAATTGCAGAAGCATGTCTCTGCCAAAGGCAGACCGCCCAAGTTAAGCCTGGAGGATCAGGTTCTGCTCTGTCTGAGCTATTGGCGGGAATACCGAACCTTATTTCACGTTGCGACGAGTTACGGGGTTTCAGAGCCCACAGCCTCAAGAATTGTCCGTCATGTTGAAGACTGCCTGATTCGGTCCAATCTGTTTAATTTACCCAAAGATTTACCCAAGGGCGAAGGCATCGACTGGAATGTTGTGATCGTGGATGCCACGGAAATTCCAATCCAAAGGCCTAAAAAAACAGAAGAAAAGCTATAG
- the rnt gene encoding ribonuclease T, with translation MEKNVTNETLPVIGQRFRGFLPVVVDVETAGFNAQTDALLEIAAIPIVYNEDGQFVPGEAYHAHINPFEGANLDRRSLEFIGIDPSNPMRIAMAEDEKTALKRIFKSVNEVRRQQNCTHAVLVGHNAHFDLGFVQAAIARTGTKNQNPFHSFSVFDTVTLSAVMFGQTVLAKSCIQAGIEFDGKEAHSALYDTQKTAELFCYILNKLAPHLLDTLVADQ, from the coding sequence ATGGAGAAAAATGTGACAAATGAAACTCTTCCAGTCATTGGTCAGCGTTTCCGTGGATTTTTGCCTGTTGTTGTCGATGTTGAAACAGCAGGCTTTAATGCACAGACTGATGCCTTGTTAGAAATTGCGGCCATTCCTATTGTTTATAATGAAGATGGCCAGTTTGTGCCCGGTGAAGCTTACCACGCACATATCAATCCTTTCGAAGGTGCCAACCTGGATCGCCGCTCTTTGGAATTTATCGGGATTGACCCGTCAAATCCGATGCGGATCGCAATGGCTGAAGATGAAAAAACCGCGTTAAAACGTATTTTTAAATCGGTCAATGAAGTGCGTCGTCAGCAAAATTGTACGCATGCCGTTTTGGTCGGTCACAATGCGCATTTTGATTTGGGCTTTGTACAGGCAGCAATTGCCCGTACCGGAACCAAAAACCAGAATCCGTTTCACAGTTTTTCTGTGTTTGATACCGTGACTTTAAGTGCGGTGATGTTTGGTCAAACGGTTCTGGCTAAATCTTGTATTCAGGCCGGTATTGAGTTTGATGGCAAAGAAGCACACTCTGCGTTATACGATACGCAAAAGACTGCGGAACTGTTTTGCTATATTTTAAACAAACTCGCACCTCACCTGCTTGACACTTTGGTGGCGGATCAATAA
- a CDS encoding alpha/beta fold hydrolase: MKIIYIHGMNKQKFSSASLRQRWLSLLKRGLEQSHQQAHFAYLKRHIRIPFYGDLLSRHHLHNVLNASTLMPQDWPRFPFHQPVKSQPPPHLNQYSPEICEIPELKVEDAMTFNQKLKFISILSRNTLLRDFVILLNHFPRLHDTLIKKFLIETYSYLANSTFMQQVHQRIGQQLHGDKPCILMAHSLGSVIAYHYLLLHPELNVQRFISMGSPMAFRVIQEHLPQPVHRPKAIKGDWINFYCSDDFLTAFPLSEPPFQFQPAIINREICTSIYRPHDIDGYVQHPEVIEALLEML; the protein is encoded by the coding sequence ATGAAAATTATTTATATTCATGGCATGAACAAGCAGAAATTCAGCTCTGCCTCCCTGCGTCAACGCTGGCTCAGTCTGCTAAAACGCGGTCTGGAACAGTCACATCAACAGGCACATTTTGCTTATCTGAAACGGCATATCCGTATTCCTTTTTATGGTGACTTGCTGTCCCGTCATCATTTACATAATGTGCTAAATGCCAGCACCTTGATGCCACAAGACTGGCCTCGCTTTCCCTTCCATCAGCCAGTTAAATCCCAGCCACCACCCCATCTCAATCAATATTCACCTGAAATTTGTGAAATTCCCGAGCTAAAGGTTGAGGATGCCATGACCTTTAACCAGAAGCTGAAGTTTATTAGTATATTAAGCCGGAATACTCTATTACGGGATTTTGTGATTTTACTGAATCATTTCCCTCGCCTGCATGATACGCTGATCAAAAAATTTCTGATCGAAACCTATTCTTATCTAGCGAATTCCACATTCATGCAGCAGGTACATCAGCGAATTGGTCAACAACTGCATGGCGATAAACCCTGTATCCTGATGGCTCATTCTTTAGGAAGTGTGATTGCCTATCATTATCTGCTTCTGCACCCGGAACTGAATGTACAGCGTTTTATCAGCATGGGATCACCAATGGCTTTCCGGGTCATTCAGGAACATTTGCCACAGCCTGTTCATCGGCCAAAAGCTATTAAAGGTGACTGGATTAATTTTTATTGCAGTGATGACTTTTTAACTGCCTTTCCATTATCAGAACCGCCTTTTCAGTTTCAGCCGGCAATTATCAATCGGGAGATTTGTACTTCAATTTATCGTCCGCATGATATTGATGGCTATGTCCAGCATCCGGAAGTCATCGAAGCCCTGCTGGAAATGCTCTAA
- a CDS encoding IS5/IS1182 family transposase has product MPRKFQSKGLKKQKKSYSGKKKTHTFKVQAMIHYKTQQILSLCTSRGAVHDFELFKRNLNQIPFGAFILADKGYQGIYVLYPNSLLPLKAKRHCKLDPELKIYNQEINKRRIGIEHVFGSLKTFKILAERYRNRGKRLGLRFNLIAGIYNLELSKK; this is encoded by the coding sequence ATGCCACGGAAATTCCAATCCAAAGGCCTAAAAAAACAGAAGAAAAGCTATAGCGGCAAGAAAAAGACCCATACCTTTAAAGTACAGGCCATGATTCACTACAAAACTCAGCAAATTCTGAGTTTATGTACCAGTCGCGGTGCAGTGCATGATTTCGAGTTGTTCAAACGCAATTTAAACCAGATTCCTTTTGGGGCTTTTATCCTTGCAGATAAAGGCTATCAGGGGATTTATGTGTTGTATCCGAATAGCCTGTTGCCATTAAAAGCCAAAAGACACTGTAAATTGGATCCTGAATTGAAAATCTATAATCAAGAAATCAATAAAAGAAGAATCGGAATTGAGCATGTATTTGGCAGCCTGAAAACCTTCAAAATCCTTGCTGAGCGTTATCGAAATAGAGGTAAAAGGCTTGGTTTGAGATTCAATTTAATCGCTGGAATCTACAACTTGGAACTGAGCAAAAAATGA